One Candidatus Cloacimonas sp. genomic region harbors:
- a CDS encoding UvrD-helicase domain-containing protein, producing MLSEFYTSQLNDKQLEVVTDTENPILVLAGAGSGKTRSLIYRTAYLIMEKGVHPWNILVVTFTNKAANELQNRLEKLLNIPMRTLWVGTFHSICCRILRFESAHLPFHSNFSIYDEDTQASLLKKIYKEYGFDKQKFPVNRILHRIGKYKNKLLLPEDIKNTDEDKDSEFGTFLNIYRLYQQQLLLNQALDFDDILLYTAKLLMSNEIVREKYRAQFQYVMIDEYQDTNTAQFEIVHQIAGGHQKVCVVGDDDQAIYSFRGASLRNILEFERDYKNVHSIRLEQNYRSTGSILSFANAIIANNRKRHSKELWSDLPVGEKPILAIYENEIEEANKTTEIIAQLHSKGIPFHEMAVLYRTNAQSRVFESSLIQAEIPYSIVGGVQFYQRKEIKDLLAYLYVLANLNDNESLLRCINEPARGIGQTSINRVITFANKTRISLFSAIQNVEAIEELGKSAKTRISDFCQLMERWHSSINQKP from the coding sequence ATCCTATTTTAGTCCTTGCGGGAGCGGGCTCAGGAAAAACCCGTTCTTTAATTTATCGCACTGCCTATTTAATTATGGAAAAAGGGGTTCACCCTTGGAATATTTTGGTAGTTACTTTCACCAATAAAGCGGCAAATGAACTGCAAAACCGTTTGGAAAAGTTACTGAACATTCCGATGCGGACATTATGGGTAGGAACTTTTCATTCTATCTGCTGTCGGATTTTGCGTTTTGAAAGCGCTCATTTACCCTTCCATTCCAATTTTTCCATTTACGATGAAGATACGCAGGCATCTTTGCTGAAGAAGATTTATAAAGAATATGGCTTTGATAAACAAAAATTCCCTGTGAACCGGATTTTACATCGCATTGGCAAATATAAAAACAAACTCCTTTTGCCAGAAGATATTAAAAACACTGATGAAGATAAAGACAGCGAATTTGGCACTTTTCTGAATATTTACCGCCTATATCAACAACAGTTGTTGCTCAATCAAGCGCTGGATTTTGACGATATTTTACTTTACACGGCAAAATTACTGATGTCCAATGAAATAGTGCGCGAAAAATACCGAGCTCAATTTCAATATGTAATGATTGATGAATATCAAGATACCAATACCGCTCAGTTTGAAATCGTGCATCAAATTGCCGGAGGACATCAAAAGGTATGTGTAGTCGGAGATGACGATCAAGCAATTTACAGTTTTCGAGGAGCCAGTTTACGCAATATTCTGGAATTTGAAAGGGACTATAAAAATGTGCACAGCATTCGCTTGGAGCAAAACTATCGAAGCACCGGCAGTATTTTATCTTTTGCCAATGCCATCATTGCCAATAATAGAAAAAGACACAGTAAAGAACTCTGGAGTGATCTTCCGGTAGGAGAAAAACCCATTCTTGCCATCTATGAAAATGAAATTGAAGAAGCGAATAAAACCACGGAAATAATTGCACAGCTACACAGTAAAGGAATTCCTTTTCATGAAATGGCTGTTTTATACAGAACCAATGCCCAATCCCGCGTATTTGAAAGTTCTTTGATTCAAGCCGAAATTCCTTACAGCATAGTGGGCGGAGTGCAATTTTACCAACGCAAAGAAATCAAAGACCTGCTGGCTTATTTATATGTGCTTGCCAATTTAAATGATAATGAATCCCTTTTACGCTGCATCAATGAGCCAGCACGCGGAATCGGACAAACCAGCATCAATAGAGTAATTACTTTTGCCAATAAAACCCGGATTTCTCTTTTCAGCGCCATTCAGAATGTAGAAGCAATAGAAGAATTGGGAAAATCGGCTAAAACTCGCATTAGCGATTTCTGCCAGTTAATGGAAAGATGGCATAGCAGTATTAACCAAAAACC